In one window of Campylobacter hepaticus DNA:
- the lepB gene encoding signal peptidase I, translating into MEILRKIYKFSQSWTGTVIIVLLVIFFFIQAFVIPSGSMKNTLLVGDFLFVKKFTYGIPTPHIPWLEIPVLPDFNKNGHLIQAQGPQRGDIVVFRNPRNEKEHFVKRCVGVGGDRIIYSNKTLYVRMHEGDQFMKEYYPNDLVNFGGNIYVKEPYKQKGIHYDSNKDIENDILRFLSIGNFAMSPTYLKELGHHIGFSGGNAYVFDVPENEYFMVGDNRDYSYDSRFWGSVPYRLIVGKPWFVYFSWDKDKNVRWERIGRFVDTLENDEQYIHNDDDENQLS; encoded by the coding sequence ATGGAAATTTTAAGAAAAATATATAAATTTTCTCAATCTTGGACAGGGACTGTAATTATAGTTCTTTTGGTGATTTTTTTCTTTATACAAGCTTTTGTAATACCTTCAGGTTCTATGAAAAATACTTTATTAGTAGGAGATTTTTTATTTGTTAAAAAATTTACTTATGGAATTCCAACCCCTCATATTCCTTGGCTTGAAATCCCTGTTTTGCCAGATTTTAACAAAAATGGCCATTTAATCCAAGCACAAGGTCCTCAAAGAGGTGATATAGTAGTTTTTAGAAATCCTCGTAATGAAAAAGAACATTTTGTAAAACGTTGTGTAGGTGTAGGTGGAGATAGGATAATTTATTCTAATAAAACACTTTATGTAAGAATGCATGAAGGGGATCAATTTATGAAAGAATATTATCCTAATGATCTTGTAAATTTTGGTGGTAATATTTATGTTAAAGAGCCTTATAAGCAAAAAGGTATACATTATGATTCTAATAAAGATATAGAAAATGATATTTTACGTTTTCTTAGTATAGGTAATTTTGCCATGTCTCCAACTTATCTTAAGGAATTAGGTCATCATATAGGTTTTAGCGGTGGCAATGCTTATGTTTTTGATGTGCCTGAAAATGAGTATTTTATGGTTGGAGATAATAGGGATTATTCTTATGATAGTCGTTTTTGGGGTTCAGTACCTTATAGATTAATAGTAGGAAAACCTTGGTTTGTATATTTTTCTTGGGATAAAGATAAAAATGTACGCTGGGAAAGAATAGGACGTTTTGTGGATACTTTAGAAAATGATGAACAATACATTCATAACGATGATGATGAAAATCAACTCAGTTAA
- the folD gene encoding bifunctional methylenetetrahydrofolate dehydrogenase/methenyltetrahydrofolate cyclohydrolase FolD, translating to MILLDGKALSIKIKEEVKEKNQLLKNKGIQSCLAVILVGDNAASQTYVSSKTKACEECGIKSLLYHLSQDTTQNELLALINTLNYDDSIDGILVQLPLPKHICKDLILENIISSKDVDGFHPINVGYLNLGLESGFLPCTPLGIMRLLKTYQINLEGKDAVIIGASNIVGRPMASMLLNAGATVSICHIKTKDLSFYTKKADLIIVAAGCINLLREDMVKEGVIVIDVGINHLENGKITGDVDFKEVSKKSSYITPVPGGVGPMTIAMLLENTVKSAKNRLN from the coding sequence ATGATTTTACTTGATGGTAAAGCTTTAAGTATAAAAATTAAAGAAGAAGTAAAAGAGAAAAATCAATTATTAAAAAATAAAGGTATTCAAAGTTGTTTAGCGGTTATTTTAGTTGGAGATAATGCAGCAAGTCAAACTTATGTTAGTTCTAAAACTAAAGCTTGCGAAGAATGTGGAATTAAATCTTTACTTTATCATCTTAGTCAAGATACAACTCAAAATGAACTTTTAGCTTTAATTAATACTTTAAATTATGATGATAGTATTGATGGTATTTTAGTACAACTTCCTTTGCCTAAACATATTTGTAAAGATTTAATACTTGAAAATATCATAAGTAGTAAGGATGTTGATGGATTTCATCCTATTAATGTAGGTTATTTAAATTTAGGTTTAGAAAGTGGATTTTTACCTTGTACCCCTTTAGGCATAATGCGTTTGTTAAAAACATATCAAATTAATTTAGAGGGCAAGGATGCTGTGATTATTGGTGCTTCAAATATAGTAGGTCGCCCTATGGCAAGTATGCTTTTAAATGCAGGTGCTACAGTAAGTATTTGTCATATTAAAACTAAGGATTTAAGTTTTTATACCAAAAAGGCAGATTTGATTATAGTAGCAGCAGGTTGTATTAATTTATTGCGTGAAGATATGGTAAAAGAGGGTGTTATTGTAATTGATGTTGGTATTAATCATCTTGAAAATGGAAAGATAACAGGAGATGTAGATTTTAAAGAAGTATCTAAAAAATCAAGTTATATTACCCCTGTCCCAGGTGGTGTAGGTCCTATGACCATAGCCATGCTTTTAGAAAATACTGTTAAATCAGCTAAAAATAGGCTTAATTAG
- a CDS encoding c-type cytochrome — MKFALMFFLLNINLFSADFITLKEYAKMLYENPRGISCKKCHGKDGSEQILGYYTKNGIKTAYKIPSIQNLNFEKFKNSLNQTKNTKSIMPNYSLTDDEVMTLYNYIKQFSKEEK, encoded by the coding sequence TTGAAATTCGCTTTAATGTTTTTTTTATTAAATATCAACCTTTTTAGTGCAGATTTTATTACACTTAAAGAATACGCTAAAATGTTATATGAAAATCCAAGAGGTATTAGTTGTAAAAAATGCCATGGAAAAGATGGGAGCGAACAAATTTTAGGATATTATACAAAAAATGGTATCAAAACAGCTTATAAAATTCCAAGTATACAAAATCTTAATTTTGAAAAATTTAAAAACTCTTTAAATCAAACTAAGAATACTAAATCTATTATGCCAAATTATTCTTTAACCGATGATGAAGTTATGACTTTATATAATTATATTAAGCAATTTAGTAAGGAAGAAAAATGA
- the hemL gene encoding glutamate-1-semialdehyde 2,1-aminomutase: MTNEKAFEQACKFIAGGVNSPVRAFTNVQSQPKFISHGKGAYIFDIEGNAYIDYVQSWGPLLFGHCDKDIQKACYKALKKGSSFGAPTLLETELAKLILTDFPHLDKIRFVSSGTEATMSAIRLARGFTKKKKILKFEGCYHGHSDSLLVSAGSGAATFNSPSSLGVLEDLAKYTLVAKYNDIQSVEELFKKNKDIACVIIEPIAGNMGLVPAKQAFLEELYKLCKANETLLIFDEVMSGYRASYLGSYGINHIQADIVTFGKVIGGGLPAGAFAAKAEIMDILSPLGGVYQAGTLSGNPLAMAAGIASLTKAKKKINLYEKLGELAKKLTQEMKKLANEKGIPLQICHIGSMFGYFFIKDPVLNYQDALKSDLKLFSKFHKNMLENKIYLAPSQFETGFICSKITHKMIDTTLQAIQESFRKI, translated from the coding sequence ATGACTAATGAAAAAGCTTTTGAACAAGCATGTAAATTTATAGCAGGTGGCGTGAATTCTCCAGTTCGCGCTTTTACAAATGTCCAAAGTCAACCCAAATTTATTTCCCATGGCAAAGGAGCTTATATTTTTGACATAGAAGGAAATGCTTATATAGATTATGTACAAAGTTGGGGACCTTTGCTTTTTGGACATTGTGATAAAGATATTCAAAAAGCATGCTATAAAGCATTAAAAAAAGGATCAAGTTTTGGTGCTCCAACTTTATTAGAAACAGAATTAGCTAAACTGATTTTAACTGACTTTCCTCATTTAGATAAAATTCGTTTTGTTAGCAGTGGTACAGAAGCCACTATGAGTGCTATTCGTCTTGCACGTGGTTTTACAAAGAAAAAGAAAATTTTAAAATTTGAAGGATGTTATCATGGGCATTCTGATTCTTTATTAGTAAGCGCAGGAAGTGGCGCTGCTACTTTTAACTCCCCTAGTTCTTTAGGAGTTTTAGAAGATTTAGCTAAATATACCCTAGTTGCAAAATACAATGATATACAAAGCGTTGAGGAACTTTTTAAAAAAAATAAAGATATTGCTTGTGTTATTATTGAACCCATTGCAGGAAATATGGGATTAGTTCCAGCCAAGCAAGCTTTTTTAGAAGAACTTTATAAACTTTGTAAAGCTAATGAAACTTTACTAATTTTTGATGAAGTTATGAGTGGATATAGAGCTTCTTATCTTGGATCTTATGGAATTAATCATATCCAAGCTGATATAGTAACTTTTGGTAAAGTTATAGGAGGGGGTTTGCCTGCTGGTGCATTTGCTGCTAAAGCTGAAATTATGGATATTTTAAGTCCTTTAGGTGGGGTTTATCAAGCAGGAACTTTAAGCGGCAATCCTTTGGCAATGGCAGCAGGTATTGCAAGTCTCACAAAAGCAAAAAAGAAAATCAATCTTTATGAAAAACTTGGAGAATTAGCTAAAAAACTTACTCAAGAAATGAAAAAATTAGCTAATGAAAAAGGAATTCCTTTACAAATTTGTCATATTGGCTCCATGTTTGGATATTTTTTTATTAAAGATCCTGTATTAAATTATCAAGATGCCTTAAAATCTGATCTTAAATTATTTTCAAAATTTCACAAAAATATGCTTGAAAATAAAATTTATTTGGCACCTTCACAATTTGAAACAGGTTTTATTTGTTCAAAAATAACGCACAAAATGATAGATACAACACTACAAGCCATACAAGAAAGTTTTAGAAAAATATGA
- a CDS encoding AtpZ/AtpI family protein, which translates to MNNTLKENHTGKKRQKIIRSTLEAAHGLSLGISIIIAILLGIAIGYLLKRFTPYPWLFWLGVFWGIGGAILNVYKAYKNQIQTYEEFSKRDALIQEKIQEEKNQL; encoded by the coding sequence ATGAATAATACCTTAAAAGAAAATCATACTGGCAAAAAAAGACAAAAAATTATACGCAGCACCCTTGAAGCTGCTCATGGTTTAAGTCTTGGAATTTCTATAATAATTGCTATATTATTAGGTATAGCAATAGGATATTTGCTTAAACGGTTCACACCTTATCCCTGGCTTTTTTGGCTTGGAGTATTTTGGGGTATTGGTGGAGCAATACTTAATGTTTACAAAGCTTATAAAAATCAAATACAAACTTATGAAGAGTTTAGCAAAAGAGATGCTTTAATTCAAGAAAAAATTCAAGAAGAAAAAAATCAATTATGA